The Deltaproteobacteria bacterium genome includes the window ACCAGAGAAAAGAATGACCGGCGACCCGAAGCGGGCAATATCCTCGATCAGCTTCCTTCCTTCCTCTGTGGTCAGCTCTCCCCTGTATTTTTTATCTCGCGATTGAGAGTAACAATGAACACACTTCAAATTACAACGTTGCCCTACGTTCCATACGACTACGGGTTTTTTGTCGGCGGAAAACTGCAGAAGGTGGGAAGGTAGCTTGGCCGAGTGCCTTTCGTAGCGCAAGGGATCGGAAGCCTCTACCGTCCCGCAGTATAATTTGGAAATGCCAATCATGAAAAACCTTCGTATTTATTAGCGATCTACTTTCAGCGACAAGAAAAAATATTTTACGTATTTTTTTACCTGAAAGTTACTTGCTGATCGCTATTTCTGAAAATACTCTACCAACGCTTCAACCAGAGCTGGAATCGTATACTCTTGCGGCATGATGGTTGTTTCTATTCCCAAGCTCTTGCCTTTTTCGGCGGTGATCGGGCCAATGGAAGCAATCGGAATTCCGGCCGTCAGCTTTTGGGCATCCTTCTTTCCAACCATTTCCACAAAATTGCTTACGGTTGAAGAACTGGTAAAGGTGATGGCTGAGATGGCCCTTTTGGCCAATAGCTTATAGACTCTTTCCACTTGCCCCGCAGGGCGAACCGTGCGATAGACTTCTACTACATCTACCAAGGCTCCGGCTCTTCTCAACTCTTCCGGAAGGATATCTCTGGCCCCTTTGGCCCTGGGAATTAAAACCTTTTTTCCCCTTAAACCTTCCTTACGCAGCCCTTCGAAAATTGATTCCGCTCGGTATTCGGAAGGCACGAAATCCACCTTTAGTTTTAAAGTTCTCAAGGCTTCGGCCGTCTTGGGTCCAATGGCGCAGAGCCGAGGACCTTTTAAATCCCTTATGTCCAGCCCTAGTGTAAAGAACCTGTCCAGAAAGAATTTTACCCCGTTTACGCTCGTGAATATGACCCAATCATACGTCATCAGTTGGAATGCGCAATGATCAATGTCATCCCAGTTCTCTGGGAGAATCACCTCGATAGTCGGAAATTCGATAGGTACACCGCCCAATTCCCGCAGTCGTTCAGAAAGGTCGCTGGCCTGTTCCCTAGACCGCGTCACCAGGATTTTCTTTCCGAAGAGGGGGAGCCGTTCAAACCAATTCAGATGATCGCGCAATTTAACCACTTCCCCCACCAGGATAATGACTGGGGGCTTAATTTTTTTTGAGTGAGCAATCTTTCCGATGGTCGAAAGTTTTCCTGTAATCGTCTCTTGTTCGGGCAGAGTCCCCCAACGGATCAAGGCGACGGGTGTTTCTGGATCCCGGCCATTTTTCATCAACTCCGCAGCAATTACTGGAAGATTTTCCACTCCCATCAGGAAAACAAGTGTTCCTACGCCAGTGGCTATTTTGTCCCACAATATCCTGGACTCTTCTTTCGTCGGATCTTCATGGCCTGTAATAAAAGCCACCGTAGAAGTGAAGTCCCGGTGGGTTAAAGGAATGCCCGCATAGGCAGGAACGGCAATGGCGGAGGTAACTCCGGGAACCACCTCAAAAGGAATGCCTTCCCGAGCAAGCTCTTCTGCTTCCTCCCCTCCCCTTCCAAAGATGAAGGGATCCCCCCCTTTCAGGCGGGCGACGATTTTCCCCTTCCTGGCCTTCTCGGCAATCAAAGAATTAATTTCTTCCTGAGAGAGCGTGTGGTCTCCGCCTTTTTTCCCCACATAAATCCGCTCCGCTCCCTTGGGGACCGAACTGAGAAACTCTTCATTGGCCAGGTAATCATAAACCACCACATCGGCTTTCCTCAAACAGGCCAGCCCTTTGACCGTGATCAGCCCGGGATCTCCAGGTCCGGCGCCAATCAAATAAACCTTTCCTGTTTTCATCCTCTTTTCTCGCCCTCGCTTAAAATATCGCTGGCCCCTTTCTCCAGCAGTTCCTCAGCCAACCGTCTTCCCAAATCTTCCCCCTGCGCTGATGGACCTTCCAGCTTTCCCCGGATTACTTCCCGCCCATTTTCCGTCGCCACCAGAGCGCTTAAAATTAATCTTCCTGAAAACAATTGGGCCAAGCCGGCAATGGGAACTTGGCAACCTCCCCCTAACCTTTGTAAAAATGATCTTTCCGCCATAAAACATAATTGGGTAG containing:
- the cobA gene encoding uroporphyrinogen-III C-methyltransferase; protein product: MKTGKVYLIGAGPGDPGLITVKGLACLRKADVVVYDYLANEEFLSSVPKGAERIYVGKKGGDHTLSQEEINSLIAEKARKGKIVARLKGGDPFIFGRGGEEAEELAREGIPFEVVPGVTSAIAVPAYAGIPLTHRDFTSTVAFITGHEDPTKEESRILWDKIATGVGTLVFLMGVENLPVIAAELMKNGRDPETPVALIRWGTLPEQETITGKLSTIGKIAHSKKIKPPVIILVGEVVKLRDHLNWFERLPLFGKKILVTRSREQASDLSERLRELGGVPIEFPTIEVILPENWDDIDHCAFQLMTYDWVIFTSVNGVKFFLDRFFTLGLDIRDLKGPRLCAIGPKTAEALRTLKLKVDFVPSEYRAESIFEGLRKEGLRGKKVLIPRAKGARDILPEELRRAGALVDVVEVYRTVRPAGQVERVYKLLAKRAISAITFTSSSTVSNFVEMVGKKDAQKLTAGIPIASIGPITAEKGKSLGIETTIMPQEYTIPALVEALVEYFQK
- the hemC gene encoding hydroxymethylbilane synthase (transformation of porphobilinogen to hydroxymethylbilane in porphyrin biosynthesis), whose amino-acid sequence is EDQVAEFFEPEVMLPAVGQGVLAIEARLEDKWVQHLLASLNHSPTQLCFMAERSFLQRLGGGCQVPIAGLAQLFSGRLILSALVATENGREVIRGKLEGPSAQGEDLGRRLAEELLEKGASDILSEGEKRG